One Glycine max cultivar Williams 82 chromosome 8, Glycine_max_v4.0, whole genome shotgun sequence genomic window, AGTTATTAACTATGGAGAAAAAGAACTGATTATACAATGATTAAAAAGCATCACGTGACTTTTGCTCTACTTTTATCGcactattatttttaagttttttctccCAATTTCAGTGTCACGGGTGAGCTACACGCAATTTGTTTTGAACTATGTTGCTAGCATTACTGTTTGCTTTAATAGGGAGTAAAAATCAACCTTTTTGTCGTTTAAAGTGTAACTTGTCTTACAAAAAGAAATGTGTTGTCACATTATTTCTTAgaagtaaataaattttaaaaaatctatttaaatctttaaatttaatagtttattctttaaatatatGTTAACATTATCATCTATGGCacgcattttttaaattttggattaATGTAATTAATGGCTTACAATTTCATAgacttgtttaatttttcttcttaattttggATACTGACATTATACATcttcaagaattaaaatgatAGTTTAGTCTttgttttagtcatttattgGGGAATGAGATTTTCTTATTTACTacttatatatttgtttgtttgtgcCACTTGTTACAGAGGATTACACAGATGAAGCCCAAGCAATTGCGCACGTGCGGAGGGTCTTGGACATTGTGGCCTGCACAACAAGGTTCGGTAGGCCTAAGCGGAGCGTATCAAGCCCAGAGTCAAGGCCCAAGAAAAACGGTAAGGCCCAACATCAGAACAAGATGAGTTTGAGCCCACCGGGGACACCGAATGGGGAATCCCGGGTCGGGTCACCGTCGTCGGAGGCGCCACCGTCGGCGATATCGGAGAACGTGGGGATGAAAGCCATTCACCCGACGCCAAAGCTCTCAGATTTCTACGagttcttctccttctctcacCTCTCTCCACCCATTTTACGTGGGtacctctttctctttttcttccaattttcttaattaaagagAAAGTCACAAGCTTAACAATAATGGAAAACATGTTGcaggtttgaagagatgtgaagtgaaggatgaagaggatAGGCGCAAAGGAGATTACTTTCAGCTTCaggttttgtgtttttttttttctacttgtcACTTAAACTGTTAGTGTTTATGGTTGTTGCACGTTGCATGTATCTGAAGTGAGAAATTGTTGTTGGTGCATGCATGAACATTGAACAATGAAGATTAAAATATGCAATGGGAAGGTAATAGAAGTGGTTGGTTCAGAGAAAGGGTTTTCCACAGTAGGGAAGCACTCTCTGCACAGCCACACCTTGGTTGATCTTCTCCAACAGCTCAGCCGTGCCTTTGCTAACGTatgtttctctttttatttgctTGTCTTTTTAAATTACTTAACTCCTTCCTGTCTTTATTTTGTGCTTTTTATAATCGTGGATCATGCTCCCGCTACATAAGCTTGCATGTCAAGCTatcataaaattagttataagaATTTGATCTTGAGCAAGTACTTAAGTAGTTTGATGTTCTAAGTTTTAGCTAGCTATTCTAACAGATGACTAATCAACGCAGGCATATGAATCATTGATGAAAGCCTTTTTGGAACGTAATAAGGTACGATTTTCATCAaatgaaattgattattttcctttctttttaaaaaaggtaTTTCTCTAACAACTTATATTTCCTTCAGTTTGGAAATCTTCCGTATGGATTCCGAGCAAATACATGGCTTGTCCCTCCATCTGTCGCCGAGTCTCCTTCAAACTTTCCTGCATTACCTGCTGAAGATGAAAACTGGGGTGGTAATGGTGGTGGCCATCAAAGAAATGGCGCATTGGATCATAGATCATGGGCTACAGATTTTGCAATACTGGCCTCCCTTCCTTGCAAAACTGAGGAGGAGAGGGTGGTTAGAGATAGAAAAGCATTTCTGCTTCACAGTCAGTTTGTTGATACCTCAATATTTAAGGCTGTTGCGGCTATACAGCATGTCATGGAATCCAAGTCAAATATCAAGAGTGAATTGAATTCTTCTCCGGGTTCTGTTCTGCATGAAGATCTCACGGGAGACTTATCCATTATAGTCAAACGTGATATCCAGGATGGAAATACAAAGTATGATTCTATACTGGATGAATCTAGCATGCATGAAGGGGATGCTCAGAAGAATTTAATCAAAGGGTTGACTGCAGATGAAAGTGTAATTGTTCATGTAAGTAAATAACCCACCTTGCAAGgctatattatgattttttgatTGTTCATTTTTCCGCCTTGTTGATTACAGGATACTTCTTCCTtggctgttgttgttgtacaCCACTGTGGATATACTGCAACAGTAAAGGTTGTGGGTAATGTGAACGTGAGGAAGCCTGAAGTCCGGGATATTGAGATAGATGATCTGCCAGATGGAGGGGCAAATGCCCTCAACATAAACAGGTTTGAACAATAAACTATTCCATAAATGTTATATGTAGATGATCTCAAAATGGTAGGACTTTTAAGTTACATATTatgaaacattttattttttctttctctattggTTGATTAGATGCATTACAATGCAAGCAGTGTCACCTATATAGATGAATATTAGTAGCAAATTCGTGATGATGATGCTTGACACATTTTTATGATGTGTGCAGTTTGAGGGTACTGCTTCACAAGTCTGGAGCTGAGACATTAGAAGGGACTTTATCATCCCTATCAAATTCGGATGACTTAGATGCTTCTAAAGTCCTTGTTAAGAAGGTGGTTCAAGAATGCATGGAAAAGATAAAGGGGGAGCCAAGTGCTTCAAAAAGGTCTATTCGATGGGAACTTGGTTCCTGTTGGATTCAGCATTTGCAAAAACATGAAACTTCAACAGATAGCAGTTCCAAAAACAAAGAAGATGGCAAAGATGTTGATCAAGCTGTTAAAGGTCTTGGAAAGCAATTTAAATTGTTGAAGAGGAGAGAGAAGAAATCAAATAATCTAGATGGTGCAGATTTTAAGGAGCAAAATGACTCTAGACTTGCAAACATGGATGATGTTGCTGATAAAGTTGAGCCAAACAATGATGACTTAAGTAACTCTAATGAGCTAGAGAAACTACTTTCTGAAGAATCATTTTTGCGTCTCAAAGAATCTGGAACTGGTCTTCACACAAAGGTTTGTAGAATATTTTGAAGATTGTGATGCTTCTTCATGTTGGCTTATTCTCATGTTGCTacttgcttttcttttcttttttttaagaaaaaaattaaccagTACCTTTGTTACATCTTGTGATATTGTCATAttccaatttctttttttttactctatattTTAGCTTGTGTTGGGTGATATTTATGTTCCTATGTCTATGATAATTCATCCTTCATATGTCTTGTACCTATCATTTCAATTAGTTTCTTCTGGTAACAGTCAGTAGACGAGCTTATCAGCATGGCGCACAAGTTTTATGATGAAGTTGCCTTGCCAAAGCTGGTAACATTACATTTCTCAAAGGATTTTTGAATTTCTTTCAATAACCCAAAAGTTTTAGACATGATTAAGAACCAAATGTATCACTTTTTTAGGCTATGGACTTTGGATCACTTGAACTTTCTCCAGTCGATGGTCGTACACTGACTGACTTTATGCATTTAAGAGGATTACAGATGCGATCTTTGGGTAAAGTGGTGAGAATgattttctctatttctttgcttcctctagaagcatcTTTGCTAACTGAGGATGACCCTTCTGGATCTAGTGTTAGTAATGTTCTTTCTATCTCTTAAGCATCTACTGCTTGAAAGCTGCTATTGTTGTCGAAATACCTTGCTAGTTGAACTACTGTGAATCAGGTTAAAGCTATTTGGTAATATAGTTTGCTTTTGTTGGTTCTAATTTCTTGTGTGAATCAGGTTAAACTTGCAGAGAATCTGCCACACATACAATCCCTTTGTATTCATGAGATGATCACTCGAGCTTTCAAGCATCTACTTAAAGCAGTTATTGCCTCTGTTGAAAATGTAGCTGATCTATCTTCAGCCATTGCATCAACACTGAATTTCTTACTTGGTGGGTCTCGAACAGAAGATACCAGTGACCAAAGTTTGAGTGATGATCATAACCTCAGAATTCAATGGTTACATCTGTTTTTGTCCAAAAGATTTGGGTGGACACTAAATGATGAATTTCAACATTTAAGGAAGTTGTCAATTCTCAGAGGGCTCTGTCACAAGGTATCAGTATCTCGTCAtcttgttctattttttttacacgAAGCTTTTTATTAATTGCAATTGTTTTTGTTCTCAGGTTGGATTGGAATTGTTTCCAAGAGATTATGACATGGAGTCCAGTAAGCCCTTTGGGGAAAATGATATTATCAGCCTGGTTCCTGTTTGCAAGGTGAGATCATGTTTATGCAATAGTCCCCCCCAAAATATATTCTCTGTATAAATgtataattcattaattttcatCTCATTAAACCATTTACAaacaagataaatttttttttacagcatgTTGGGTGCTCCTCAATAGATGGACGCAATTTATTGGAGTCTTCCAAAATTGCTCTTGATAAAGGAAAGCTTGAGGATGCTGTGACTTATGGAACAAAGGTACAAATTACTTTCATTAGTCTCTACATGGTGCATCATGTCTAAGTTTACTAGTTATAAATGTGGCACAGTGTTTTGACAATAATATCATATTGCAGGCATTAGCTAAGATGATGGCTGTTTGTGGACCCTATCATCGAAATACTGCAAGTGCATATAGTCTTCTAGCTGTGGTTCTCTACCACACTGGAGATTTTAACCAGGTAAAGAATAGTTCAGATTTATGTCTCAGCTAGTAGGGGAAAatattgtttcttttgtctcaAGCTACTAGgggaaagagatgaaagaaaggaaaaggagaaaaatgttataGACTTGCTGAACCTGCATATGGTTGGTTTTTATGCATGCGCTTGACTTGAGGAAGTGCTGCATCCTGCATGGCTGTGTGCACCTgtttgaaggaaaatattaatttatttattattctttctttatttaGGCCACCATCTATCAGCAAAAGGCCTTGGATATAAATGAGAGAGAGCTTGGGCTTGACCACCCTGACACTATGAAAAGCTATGGGGATCTTTCTGTCTTTTATTATCGTCTGCAACACATTGAGTTGGCTCTGAAGTAAGTTCAACTTTATGGAATTGGTTTAGATGTTTAAGTTATgaatttctgcttgttattcTGAAATTACTATTTTCTCATTGATCTAAATCTATCTTTTGACAGGTATGTTAATCATGCTCTATTCCTTCTACATTTTACATGTGGGCTGTCTCATCCAAACACAGCAGCAACTTATATAAATGTGGCTATGATGGAAGAGGCCATGGGAAATGTTCATGTGGCACTCAGATACTTGCATGAAGCTCTTAAATGCAACAAAAGATTGTTAGGAGCAGATCATATACAGGTCTTACTTTCTCTCCCTCCCCCTCCCCCTCCCCCTTTCTTCCCCCATGGATGGAACAATTCTTTATACAGTATTTTCCATGTTATAGACTGCCGCAAGCTATCACGCCATAGCTATAGCTCTTTCATTGATAGATGCATTTTCTCTGAGTGTGCAACATGAGCAAACTACACTAAAGATACTTCAAGCAAAGCTTGGATCAGAAGATCTTCGTACACAGGTCATTTCCTTTTCTGATAGTAGTGCTAGAATACGTCAAAGAATATTGGTCTAGGATTGAACTACGCATTGGCAAACTATGGGGATTGATAGATTGATTTGTTTAATGTTACCATTTTCATGAAAGTTTTTTCCCCAATGCAGGATGCTGCTGCATGGCTTGAGTATTTTGAATCAAAAGCCCTAGAGCAGCAAGAAGCAGCTAAAAATGGAACTCCAAAGCCTGATGCATCCATTGCAAGTAAAGGTCACCTGAGGTACTAAACATGGTATCCCCCATTTACTGTGTTTCAAACAGGTTGTATTTcagggtatatatatatttaacctCTTTCATGCAGCGTGTCAGATCTCCTGGATTTTATTAGTCCCGACCCAAAAGGAAACGATGCTCGGAGCAAACAGAGGCGTGCAAAGGTGGgcaaatatttttctatatgaTGTTTATCTCAAAAGTAACTAGATAGCATTTCCTGTGGTGACTTGCTTGTAACCAACGGATCCAGTACTAATTTGATCAAATATATGCTATGTTCTCATGATATGCTATGGTAACTCTTGATTAAATACCTCTTGTTCCAGTTTGATTGCCCACATCGTACTGTCCTTAAGGGAAACAAGAAGACTATGTTCCAAAGATTTTGGAAGTTTTTACCTTTATTAAAGTCAACTTTGAACGGCATGCAACCTATTACATTCTTTTGGAGTTAGCTTATAGTTCTAGGTGAAGTGCTATAATAGTTTAATTTCAAATCGGAAGTAATTTTGAAAACCTTTGACATCATTTACCATATTTTGTATTTGACTTGTTGCTTTTATTTTCCAGATACTCTCAACAAGTGATGACAACAGTCAAGAACATGACGATGCAATAGCCAATGAGAGCATTCTTTTTGATAACTCAAAAGATGCTCCAAGTATGACAGAAGTCAAGATAGAAGAAACAAATGGCAAACTTGATTCTCAAGTACAGAAAGAAAATGGTGATTTCACTAGGTACGGACCAGTGACAAGTGAACCTGTTTATGAGGCATCATCTGATGAAGGTTGGCAAGAAGCCAATTCAAAAGGGCGATCAGGAAATGCTGCTAACCGCAAGTTTGGACACAGAAAGCGACCTCACCTATCAAAGCTCAGTGTTAATGGTTCTAATAATTACATTTACAGGGAAGGCAGTTCTAGGAATGAGATTACTTCGCCACCACAAAGAGGAGTTCCAAAAGTCATGTTAGACATGTCATCTCCATCTAGACAATCAAAATCTCGAAACTTAACTTTGAATGAGGATTCTGTTAATCATTCAACAAAAGCTTCTGTGTCCAAAATTTCATCTCCGGCTCTAAGTTCCTTGGCTTCAAAGTCTATATCCTACAAAGAAGTTGCTCTAGCACCACCAGGAACTGTTTTAAAGCCATTGTTGGAAAAGGCTGAGATGGACAAGGTTAATGCTGAAGATGAGATATGTGGCAATATAGCTGTAACATCAATAAATGAAGGTACCTGCCAAAGTTCCATAACTAATACAGTTTCTCAGAATGATGAAACAGAGGAAACTCATGAAATTGAACCTCAACAAGAAAGTTCTGGATCGGAACTTGAGAAGGTTTGTGCTTCTGATCAGGAAAAACCTACAGAAACAAATGGCAGTAAGCTTTCGGCTGCTGCCAAACCTTTCAATCCAGGAATGTTGTCCATGTCTCACCATCTAAATTCAGCTTCCTTCACAAGCATGTATGATACAGATGTTAGTCAAGGCATGCACGTGGAGCCTGTGCTTCCCCCTGCTGTTGCTAGGGTCCCTTGTGGGCCTAGATCACCTCTGTATTATAGAACCAACTATACTTTTCGCATGAAACATGGTTCTACTAAAGGTCAAACCTCTatcaaagaaagaagtggaTTTGGGTCTCCAAGAATAATGAATCCGCATGCGCCAGAGTTTATTCCCAGAAGTGCTTCTCAAATAGAAGCCAAGGATGCCAATTCAAATGTTTCCAATGAGCATAACCCTTTGTCTGACGAAGGCATGCCAGAAAAAAACAAGCTAGATGAAAATTTTGTTGAAATCAAGGGGAGCTCCACAAAAAACAGTATTTCTGAATCTGAGAAGTCCGAGATAGCAAGGCAGATATTGCTCAGTTTTCTAGTGAAATCTGTCAAGGAAAATATTGATTATGTGGATGAGTCTAAGGATGATGAAGGAAAAATTGAGAACTTGGAAAGTTGTTCTGATGAAATTACCAAAGACCGTGCTGTCATAAACATTATGTATGGaaatgaagaaaagaataagacaGTGCCTCATTCCAGTGATAGCGTTGAGCCAGAGAAATTAGGAGTTACTGAAAATAAGAATGGAGATGGTGAAGGGTTTATAGTTGTCTCAAAGAGGAGGAAAAACAGGCAGAAGATCACAAATGGAGTCACAGAATTGTACAACCAACAGTCCATTTGTGCTTCAGTTCGTTGAATAGAGTTAGGAAATAAATAACCGATATTGTCTCTCCATCTGAGTGTTTGTCTAGCCAAAGCTCTGGACAATGGACATCATATTGTTAATAGTTTATAACTTCATTGCCTAGAATTTTGGTCATtcaaatcattttgttttttgccAATATAATAAGTGCATTCGGGATTTGTTTATTCTCTGTTATAGTAGGTTTTGTTCTGATACTTggaaattttgttttatcaataaaaagctGATTGGCAACTTTTTAATCATTGTTAGTTAGTATTTAAATAATGTTCAATTGTAGCATAATCATTGTTAGTTAGTATTTAAATAATGTTCAATTGTagcaaatattttatcaaagcaTCAACCAATATTCTTCTTGATTTTCAATGGagaaaaaaatactactttCAAGCTAAAAAAACCTGATTCACATGACAAATATTTAGATTAGTCTTGTCCTAATCACTGaaatgcattttttaaatttttgtaccaTCTcctatataacaattttttcgTTTGTTGCAAGTTTCCCAACTGACAGGCAACCACTGTTTGTAAAATGTCATTTGGAACATCTGTAACCTTGGTTTTAGGTGGATCACTTATTAGTTATTTGGGGCCAGTTTGTAATCATTATTTGAGAAGAGGAAGTTAAGAGTTTCATCGGA contains:
- the LOC100801625 gene encoding protein TSS yields the protein MPPRSGKGKSNKAKAEKKKKEEKAAAPSLVDIIVVTPYDTQIVLKGISTDKILDVRKLLAVKVETCHFTNYSLSHEAKGQRLNDRVEVVTLKPCLLRMVEEDYTDEAQAIAHVRRVLDIVACTTRFGRPKRSVSSPESRPKKNGKAQHQNKMSLSPPGTPNGESRVGSPSSEAPPSAISENVGMKAIHPTPKLSDFYEFFSFSHLSPPILRLKRCEVKDEEDRRKGDYFQLQIKICNGKVIEVVGSEKGFSTVGKHSLHSHTLVDLLQQLSRAFANAYESLMKAFLERNKFGNLPYGFRANTWLVPPSVAESPSNFPALPAEDENWGGNGGGHQRNGALDHRSWATDFAILASLPCKTEEERVVRDRKAFLLHSQFVDTSIFKAVAAIQHVMESKSNIKSELNSSPGSVLHEDLTGDLSIIVKRDIQDGNTKYDSILDESSMHEGDAQKNLIKGLTADESVIVHDTSSLAVVVVHHCGYTATVKVVGNVNVRKPEVRDIEIDDLPDGGANALNINSLRVLLHKSGAETLEGTLSSLSNSDDLDASKVLVKKVVQECMEKIKGEPSASKRSIRWELGSCWIQHLQKHETSTDSSSKNKEDGKDVDQAVKGLGKQFKLLKRREKKSNNLDGADFKEQNDSRLANMDDVADKVEPNNDDLSNSNELEKLLSEESFLRLKESGTGLHTKSVDELISMAHKFYDEVALPKLAMDFGSLELSPVDGRTLTDFMHLRGLQMRSLGKVVKLAENLPHIQSLCIHEMITRAFKHLLKAVIASVENVADLSSAIASTLNFLLGGSRTEDTSDQSLSDDHNLRIQWLHLFLSKRFGWTLNDEFQHLRKLSILRGLCHKVGLELFPRDYDMESSKPFGENDIISLVPVCKHVGCSSIDGRNLLESSKIALDKGKLEDAVTYGTKALAKMMAVCGPYHRNTASAYSLLAVVLYHTGDFNQATIYQQKALDINERELGLDHPDTMKSYGDLSVFYYRLQHIELALKYVNHALFLLHFTCGLSHPNTAATYINVAMMEEAMGNVHVALRYLHEALKCNKRLLGADHIQTAASYHAIAIALSLIDAFSLSVQHEQTTLKILQAKLGSEDLRTQDAAAWLEYFESKALEQQEAAKNGTPKPDASIASKGHLSVSDLLDFISPDPKGNDARSKQRRAKILSTSDDNSQEHDDAIANESILFDNSKDAPSMTEVKIEETNGKLDSQVQKENGDFTRYGPVTSEPVYEASSDEGWQEANSKGRSGNAANRKFGHRKRPHLSKLSVNGSNNYIYREGSSRNEITSPPQRGVPKVMLDMSSPSRQSKSRNLTLNEDSVNHSTKASVSKISSPALSSLASKSISYKEVALAPPGTVLKPLLEKAEMDKVNAEDEICGNIAVTSINEGTCQSSITNTVSQNDETEETHEIEPQQESSGSELEKVCASDQEKPTETNGSKLSAAAKPFNPGMLSMSHHLNSASFTSMYDTDVSQGMHVEPVLPPAVARVPCGPRSPLYYRTNYTFRMKHGSTKGQTSIKERSGFGSPRIMNPHAPEFIPRSASQIEAKDANSNVSNEHNPLSDEGMPEKNKLDENFVEIKGSSTKNSISESEKSEIARQILLSFLVKSVKENIDYVDESKDDEGKIENLESCSDEITKDRAVINIMYGNEEKNKTVPHSSDSVEPEKLGVTENKNGDGEGFIVVSKRRKNRQKITNGVTELYNQQSICASVR